One window from the genome of Saimiri boliviensis isolate mSaiBol1 chromosome 2, mSaiBol1.pri, whole genome shotgun sequence encodes:
- the LOC104653323 gene encoding olfactory receptor 1L4-like → MDGPHEHEKCRAATSRRNQTHVTEFLLLGLTTDSKQQVWLFACFLAMYLVNVVGNSVIMAAIWGDARLHTPMYFFLSNLSLVDICFTTVIMPQMLVNMLTQTKTILFAQCLTQMYFFVAFGITDSFFLAVMAIDRYMAICNPLYYTTAMSPRRCLLLVTASWVVSHLHSLTHTVLMARLSFCGPNIIHHFFCDVQPLLTLSCSDTSVNELMAFTEGSFVIMSPFIFIIVSYVYITRAVLRVPSAGARFKAFSTCGSHLTVVALFYGTIVSIYIRPSSTYSVTKDRVVTVIYTVVTPTLNPFIYSLRNKDMKQALRKLAKRTE, encoded by the coding sequence GGCAGCAACATCAAGGAGAAACCAAACTCACGTGACTGAATTCCTCCTTCTGGGACTGACCACAGACTCAAAACAACAGGTGTGGCTTTTTGCCTGCTTCCTGGCCATGTACCTGGTCAATGTGGTTGGCAACTCAGTCATCATGGCAGCCATCTGGGGGGATGCCCGCCTCCACACTCCCATGTATTTCTTCCTCTCTAACCTGTCCCTGGTGGACATCTGCTTTACCACTGTCATCATGCCACAAATGTTAGTGAACATGCTGACTCAGACAAAGACCATCCTCTTTGCCCAATGCCTCACCCAGATGTATTTCTTTGTGGCCTTTGGGATCACAGACAGCTTCTTCCTGGCTGTCATGGCCATTGACCGCTACATGGCCATCTGCAACCCACTGTATTACACCACAGCCATGAGCCCCAGGCGCTGTCTCCTGCTGGTCACGGCATCCTGGGTGGTGTCCCACCTCCACTCGCTCacccacactgttctcatggcTCGCCTATCCTTCTGTGGGCCCAACATCATCCACCACTTCTTCTGCGATGTCCAGCCACTGCTGACACTCTCTTGCTCTGACACCTCTGTCAATGAGCTCATGGCCTTCACAGAGGGCTCCTTTGTGATCATGagtccttttattttcattattgtctCTTATGTCTACATCACCCGAGCTGTTCTGAGGGTCCCCTCAGCAGGAGCTAGGTTCAAGGCCTTCTCCACCTGTGGATCCCACCTCACGGTTGTGGCACTATTCTATGGAACCATAGTATCCATATACATTCGCCCCTCATCAACCTACTCAGTGACAAAGGATCGTGTGGTCACTGTCATCTATACAGTAGTTACTCCCACACTGAACCCTTTTATTTATAGCCTTAGGAACAAGGACATGAAACAAGCCTTGAGAAAGCTAGCAAAAAGGACAGAatag
- the LOC104653322 gene encoding LOW QUALITY PROTEIN: olfactory receptor 1G1 (The sequence of the model RefSeq protein was modified relative to this genomic sequence to represent the inferred CDS: inserted 2 bases in 2 codons; deleted 1 base in 1 codon) — MDTYSNPSLRRKEIRNKTGISDFLLLGFSEHPETLASPVWLIILATGSDPHLHTPMYFFLANLSFIDTCFTCTIVPKVLVNIQTQHHTISYTRCLMQMYFFMALALLNDFLLAVMAYDCYVAISLPLRYTTIMRPQRCLLLVAVSWLCSHLLSFSLTFLRAQLSFCASHCIPHFFCDVLPILKLACSDTNVFHIMMFMEATLSGVILLTCVLVSCAHIMHTILRIPSAEXKHKVFSTCGSHLTVVTLCGTVFLVYFQSSSXYSADPGMTASVVYTMVTSMLNPFVYCLRNRDMKWALQKFLGLGKCCTR; from the exons ATGGACACCTACAGCAACCCTAGCCTGAGAAGG AaggaaattagaaacaaaacCGGAATCTCTGACTTCCTGCTCCTGGGCTTCTCTGAACACCCAGAAACATTAGCCTCTCCTGTTTGGCTCATCATCCTAGCCACTGGTTCTGACCCTCATCTCCATACCCCCATGTACTTCTTCCTGGCCAATCTGTCCTTCATCGATACCTGTTTCACCTGCACCATAGTCCCCAAGGTGCTGGTGAACATCCAGACACAGCATCACACCATCTCCTACACCAGGTGCCTCATGCAGATGTACTTCTTCATGGCATTGGCTCTGCTGAATGACTTCCTGCTGGCCGTGATGGCGTATGATTGCTACGTGGCCATCAGCCTTCCTCTACGCTATACCACGATCATGCGTCCCCAGCGCTGCCTGCTGCTGGTGGCTGTATCCTGGCTCTGCTCCCACCTCCTGTCTTTCTCA TTAACTTTTCTCAGAGCTCAGCTTTCTTTCTGTGCCTCTCATTGTATCCCACACTTTTTCTGTGATGTTCTCCCAATCCTCAAGCTTGCCTGTTCAGACACCAATGTCTTTCACATCATGATGTTCATGGAAGCCACTCTCTCGGGGGTCATCCTTCTCACCTGTGTCCTGGTCTCTTGTGCCCACATCATGCACACCATCCTCAGGATCCCCTCTGCTG AGAAGCACAAAGTCTTCTCTACCTGTGGCTCTCACCTGACAGTGGTCACTCTCTGTGGAACCGTCTTTCTGGTGTATTTCCAGTCCTCAT TCTACTCAGCAGATCCTGGAATGACTGCATCTGTGGTATACACAATGGTCACCTCCATGCTGAACCCTTTTGTCTATTGCTTGAGGAACAGGGACATGAAGTGGGCTTTGCAGAAATTCCTTGGCTTGGGAAAATGTTGTACTCGGTAA